A window of Zingiber officinale cultivar Zhangliang chromosome 5A, Zo_v1.1, whole genome shotgun sequence contains these coding sequences:
- the LOC121983175 gene encoding omega-3 fatty acid desaturase, endoplasmic reticulum-like has product MTAPSSFPRPRISLRHLLLWPWAVTSPRKVAPPAVPTKEEDEAADSQLWMPPPFKIGDVRAAIPSHCWIKNPWRSLSYVLRDAVIVVALALAAARLDSWAFWPVYWIAQGTMFWAIFVLGHDCGHGSFSNSVWLNNLVGHLLHSSILVPYHGWRISHKTHHQNHGNVDKDESWYPLTEKVYRGMDSTSRKMRFTAPFPLLAFPVYLWYRSPGKEGSHFLPSSSLFHPNEKQDVAISTVCWSAMVLLLLFLAWVFGPLPVLKLYGVPNLVFIMWLDLVTYLHHHGHGQKLPWYRGKEWSYLRGGLTTLDRDYGWINNIHHDIGTHVIHHLFPQIPHYNLVEATRAAKHVLGSYYREPEKSSPLPFHLFAILLRSLRIDHFVSDEGDVVFYQTDPQLQGAWHHKSN; this is encoded by the exons ATGACGGCTCCCTCCTCCTTTCCTCGCCCTAGAATCTCCCTCCGCCATCTCTTGCTGTGGCCCTGGGCCGTCACTTCACCCAGGAAGGTCGCGCCGCCCGCCGTCCCCACCAAAGAAGAGGACGAGGCGGCCGACTCCCAGCTCTGGATGCCGCCGCCGTTCAAGATCGGCGACGTCCGGGCCGCCATTCCCTCCCACTGCTGGATCAAGAACCCTTGGCGGTCCCTCAGCTACGTCCTCCGCGATGCCGTCATCGTCGTCGCCCTCGCGCTTGCCGCCGCCCGCCTTGACAGCTGGGCGTTCTGGCCTGTGTATTGGATCGCGCAAGGCACCATGTTCTGGGCCATCTTTGTTCTAGGACATGACTG TGGACATGGGAGCTTCTCAAACAGTGTGTGGTTGAACAATTTGGTGGGGCATTTGCTTCACTCTAGTATTCTGGTGCCATATCATGGATG GAGGATTAGCCACAAGACTCATCACCAGAACCATGGCAATGTGGACAAGGATGAATCTTGGTATCCG TTAACTGAGAAAGTATACAGGGGAATGGATTCTACCAGTCGAAAGATGCGATTTACAGCACCTTTCCCCTTGCTTGCGTTCCCTGTCTATCTG TGGTATAGAAGCCCTGGTAAGGAAGGCTCACACTTTTTGCCCAGTAGCAGCCTGTTCCATCCAAATGAGAAACAAGATGTGGCCATATCAACTGTCTGCTGGTCTGCCATGGTGTTATTGCTTCTCTTTTTGGCCTGGGTGTTTGGCCCTCTTCCCGTGCTCAAACTGTACGGAGTGCCCAACTTG GTTTTCATCATGTGGCTAGATTTGGTCACTTACTTGCACCACCATGGACACGGGCAAAAGTTACCTTGGTATCGTGGTAAG GAATGGAGCTATCTGCGAGGCGGATTGACAACACTTGATAGGGACTATGGGTGGATAAACAACATCCATCACGACATTGGAACTCATGTCATTCACCACCTCTTCCCCCAAATACCACATTACAACTTAGTAGAAGCT ACAAGGGCAGCTAAACATGTGCTTGGTAGTTATTACCGAGAGCCGGAGAAATCCTCGCCTCTCCCGTTTCACTTGTTTGCGATTCTGCTTCGGAGCCTGAGAATCGATCACTTTGTCAGCGACGAGGGAGATGTTGTCTTTTACCAGACCGACCCTCAGCTTCAAGGAGCATGGCACCACAAGTCCAACTGA